One Vicinamibacteria bacterium genomic region harbors:
- a CDS encoding SpoIIE family protein phosphatase: MARHPELHVKPLHGEPYRFPVTKDVISIGRSKRNDLVLADQWLSRHHAEIRQENGRHVICDLESRNGTYVNGERLEKAVPLQNGDVVTLGDQQIRFINESTGSVILTETPGGLDLEGTVVVPTEQLLAAARAQEDTWDDMAKKGVRPARRQPTADDSARIFKQNQMLTALSQASMALISNRPVGELLEFILELAFKVIQAERGVLMLISSDGDLAVEAVRTNKGSSPTEEITFSRSIADKVVSEKVSILTKNALDDPRFRSHDSIVALGIRSAMCVPLWNEDAVTGLVYVDSLRRENSFTEDDLTLLTSLANVAAIKIENAKLLEEMIEKKRMERELELASEIQKDSLPRAAPKLPGWDLVGTNTPCYTIGGDYFDFIDRPSGIAVALGDVSGKGASAALMMMVLRAIVHFAAQREKTVVDIVAQTNSVMHENSPEQFYVTFFLGDLDIKTGRLAYVNAGHIPPVLFHAASQTIERLEKGGTVLGLFPPDLAPPYEADETTLAAGDVLIVFTDGISEAWGEGEEEFGEDRLGELVKRNASLSAEALEQLIQKEVETYTKGARATDDRTIIVLKRT; encoded by the coding sequence ATGGCCCGTCATCCCGAGCTTCACGTAAAGCCTCTCCACGGAGAGCCCTACCGCTTCCCCGTCACCAAGGACGTCATCTCGATCGGCCGCTCCAAGCGCAACGATCTGGTGCTCGCCGACCAGTGGCTGTCACGCCATCACGCCGAGATTCGTCAGGAGAACGGCCGCCACGTGATTTGCGATCTCGAGAGTCGCAACGGCACATACGTCAACGGCGAACGTCTCGAGAAAGCCGTACCACTCCAGAACGGTGATGTCGTCACCCTCGGGGACCAGCAGATTCGTTTCATCAACGAGTCCACCGGCAGCGTGATCCTGACCGAGACGCCCGGGGGCCTCGACCTGGAGGGCACGGTGGTGGTGCCCACCGAGCAGCTTCTCGCCGCCGCCCGGGCCCAGGAAGACACCTGGGACGACATGGCGAAGAAAGGCGTCCGCCCCGCTCGTCGCCAACCCACGGCGGACGATTCGGCGCGCATCTTCAAACAGAACCAGATGCTCACCGCGCTGAGCCAGGCGAGTATGGCGCTCATCAGCAATCGGCCGGTAGGCGAGCTTTTGGAGTTCATTCTCGAGCTCGCATTCAAGGTGATCCAGGCCGAGCGCGGCGTGCTGATGCTCATCTCGAGCGACGGCGATCTCGCCGTCGAAGCCGTCCGCACCAACAAGGGTTCCTCGCCGACGGAAGAGATCACCTTCTCGCGGTCGATCGCCGATAAAGTCGTCAGCGAGAAGGTATCGATCTTGACGAAGAACGCTCTCGACGACCCCCGATTTCGCTCTCACGACTCCATCGTCGCCCTCGGCATCCGCTCGGCAATGTGTGTGCCGCTGTGGAACGAAGACGCGGTGACCGGGCTCGTCTACGTTGACAGCCTTCGCCGGGAAAACTCCTTCACCGAAGACGACCTGACGCTTCTAACGTCGCTGGCAAACGTGGCCGCGATCAAGATCGAGAACGCCAAACTCCTCGAGGAGATGATCGAGAAGAAGCGAATGGAACGGGAGCTCGAGCTCGCGAGCGAGATCCAGAAAGACTCGCTTCCTCGGGCGGCGCCCAAGCTGCCGGGGTGGGACCTGGTCGGCACCAATACCCCCTGCTATACCATCGGTGGCGATTACTTCGACTTCATCGACCGGCCGAGCGGTATCGCCGTCGCCCTGGGCGACGTCTCGGGCAAGGGTGCGAGCGCGGCACTGATGATGATGGTCCTCCGCGCCATCGTACACTTCGCTGCACAGCGGGAGAAGACGGTCGTGGACATCGTCGCTCAGACGAATAGCGTCATGCACGAAAATTCGCCCGAGCAGTTTTACGTTACGTTCTTCCTGGGAGATCTGGACATCAAAACCGGAAGGCTCGCCTACGTCAACGCCGGGCACATCCCACCGGTATTGTTCCACGCTGCGAGCCAGACCATCGAGCGTCTCGAAAAGGGAGGCACGGTGCTGGGCCTCTTCCCCCCCGATTTGGCGCCGCCCTACGAGGCGGACGAGACCACGCTCGCCGCCGGAGACGTTCTGATCGTCTTCACCGATGGAATCAGCGAAGCCTGGGGTGAAGGCGAAGAAGAGTTCGGCGAGGACCGGCTCGGAGAGCTGGTGAAGCGAAACGCGTCGCTGAGCGCCGAGGCGCTCGAGCAGCTGATTCAGAAAGAAGTAGAAACCTACACCAAGGGGGCCCGGGCCACCGACGATCGCACGATCATCGTCCTCAAACGCACCTGA